A genomic window from Gymnodinialimonas ceratoperidinii includes:
- the odhB gene encoding 2-oxoglutarate dehydrogenase complex dihydrolipoyllysine-residue succinyltransferase, with translation MSVEVRVPTLGESVTEATVATWFKKPGDTVAVDEMLCELETDKVTVEVPSPAAGTLGEIVAAEGETVGVDALLATLSEGDAGSKAAPKAKEAAKGDDAASNPREEVSGEAVDVMVPTLGESVTEATVSTWFKKVGDTVAQDEMLCELETDKVSVEVPSPAAGVLSEILAEEGTTVEASAKLGVIGGASGAAASASASPSTSGAAAPAASKGSAEGKDVANAPSAEKLMADKGISADQVTGTGRDGRIMKEDVMKAAQAPAAQSSAPAPAAQAPRAPVAAEDESREERVKMTRLRQTIARRLKDAQNTAAILTTYNEVDMTEVMALRNEYKELFLKKHGVKLGFMSFFTKACVHALREVPEVNAEIDGTDIVYKNFVHMGIAAGTPQGLVVPVIRDVDQMSFADIEKAIGEKGARARDGKLSMAEMQGGTFTISNGGVYGSLMSSPILNPPQSGILGMHKIQDRPMAIGGEVKIRPMMYLALSYDHRIVDGKGAVTFLVRVKEALEDPRRLLMDL, from the coding sequence ATGTCTGTAGAAGTTCGTGTGCCCACCCTGGGCGAATCCGTGACCGAGGCGACCGTCGCCACCTGGTTCAAGAAGCCCGGCGATACGGTCGCCGTCGACGAGATGCTCTGTGAGCTGGAGACTGACAAGGTCACCGTCGAAGTGCCCTCTCCTGCCGCCGGCACCCTCGGAGAGATCGTCGCCGCCGAAGGCGAGACCGTGGGCGTCGATGCGCTTCTGGCCACGCTCAGCGAAGGCGACGCCGGCAGCAAGGCCGCGCCCAAGGCCAAGGAAGCCGCGAAAGGCGACGATGCCGCGTCCAACCCGCGCGAGGAAGTCTCGGGCGAGGCCGTTGACGTCATGGTGCCCACGCTCGGCGAAAGCGTGACCGAGGCGACCGTGTCGACATGGTTCAAGAAGGTCGGCGACACCGTGGCGCAGGACGAGATGCTCTGCGAGCTGGAAACCGACAAGGTCTCCGTCGAGGTGCCCTCGCCCGCGGCGGGCGTGCTCTCCGAGATCCTCGCCGAGGAAGGCACGACCGTGGAGGCTTCGGCCAAGCTCGGCGTGATCGGCGGCGCATCCGGCGCGGCGGCCTCCGCCTCTGCGTCCCCGTCCACCTCCGGCGCGGCGGCCCCTGCGGCGTCGAAAGGCAGTGCCGAGGGCAAGGACGTGGCCAATGCCCCCTCTGCCGAGAAGCTGATGGCCGACAAGGGCATTTCCGCCGATCAGGTGACCGGCACCGGGCGTGACGGTCGCATCATGAAGGAAGACGTGATGAAGGCCGCCCAGGCCCCCGCCGCGCAATCCTCCGCCCCCGCGCCAGCCGCCCAGGCCCCCCGCGCGCCCGTGGCCGCAGAGGACGAAAGCCGCGAGGAACGGGTCAAGATGACCCGCCTGCGCCAGACCATCGCGCGCCGCCTGAAGGACGCCCAGAACACCGCCGCGATCCTGACCACCTACAACGAGGTCGACATGACCGAGGTCATGGCGCTGCGCAACGAGTACAAGGAGCTGTTCCTGAAGAAGCACGGCGTGAAGCTCGGCTTCATGTCCTTCTTCACCAAGGCTTGCGTCCATGCGCTGCGCGAAGTCCCCGAGGTCAACGCCGAGATCGACGGCACCGACATCGTCTACAAGAACTTCGTCCACATGGGCATCGCCGCCGGCACGCCCCAGGGCCTCGTGGTGCCGGTGATCCGCGACGTGGATCAGATGAGCTTCGCCGACATCGAGAAGGCCATCGGCGAGAAGGGCGCCCGCGCCCGTGACGGAAAGCTGTCCATGGCCGAAATGCAGGGCGGCACCTTCACCATCTCCAACGGCGGCGTCTACGGCTCGCTCATGTCCTCCCCGATCCTCAACCCGCCGCAGTCCGGCATACTCGGGATGCACAAGATCCAGGACCGCCCCATGGCCATCGGCGGCGAGGTGAAGATCCGCCCGATGATGTACCTCGCGCTCTCCTACGATCACCGCATCGTCGACGGCAAAGGCGCCGTCACCTTCCTCGTCCGCGTGAAGGAAGCGCTGGAAGACCCGCGTCGATTGCTGATGGACTTGTAA
- a CDS encoding MAPEG family protein, with protein MSDLLTILALYGLLVIVTIVAQVLAALPQVGLVTLARNRDDMPELTGLAGRMVRTVDNSVVAMALFAPAVLILTHQGEVAASALLAAQIFLLARVAYVVIYAAGIPWARTGVWMAGFLATLWLYLLAL; from the coding sequence ATGTCTGACTTGCTGACCATTCTTGCCCTCTACGGGCTGCTCGTTATCGTTACCATCGTGGCTCAGGTGCTGGCCGCCCTGCCGCAGGTGGGCCTCGTTACCCTCGCGCGAAACCGGGACGACATGCCGGAGTTGACCGGACTTGCCGGACGCATGGTGCGGACCGTTGATAATTCCGTCGTCGCGATGGCGCTTTTCGCGCCGGCGGTGCTGATCCTCACCCATCAGGGCGAGGTCGCGGCCTCGGCCCTTCTGGCGGCGCAGATCTTCCTGCTGGCCCGCGTGGCCTACGTGGTCATCTACGCGGCGGGCATCCCCTGGGCGCGGACCGGCGTCTGGATGGCGGGGTTCCTCGCTACCCTCTGGCTCTACCTGCTGGCGCTCTGA
- a CDS encoding YHYH domain-containing protein, with protein sequence MKLISAAALVLAMTAPAISAPALLPTASSESVSHSGGLNRSGCHNETRTGGYHCH encoded by the coding sequence ATGAAGCTCATTTCTGCTGCGGCACTGGTTCTTGCTATGACCGCTCCGGCGATTTCCGCCCCTGCTCTTCTGCCGACGGCTTCGTCGGAAAGTGTATCTCACAGCGGTGGCCTGAATCGCTCTGGCTGCCACAATGAGACGCGCACGGGGGGCTATCACTGCCATTGA